A stretch of Geomonas oryzisoli DNA encodes these proteins:
- a CDS encoding GspE/PulE family protein, which produces MNELTIKLKTGDEIKGVLTRSFKYQDTDLEVLTEGSREALVFSLDEICYIRFLSPPAGIGRGGSEALEEVQTIAGETFRVNVPGNGKFLKGFLGLLPGDSSQTIFFTDSGVRYRQDARFTGQILQDQGFVSTDKLEAALKLQEEQAHRGEQDAAILLADAVDEGEMHEQTQRHEIHHTRVGDILVESGLVTREQVEAAFKSQKGKKLQVGELLIMKGLITEEQLLSALATKFRLRFVDLEAVVPGEAALGAISEGLATRLKVFPISLEGRKLVVATCAPTDLTIGDNLRFSTNFVPELVVASSRQIMAAIDKYYRNRIETVDTLLNSMRGEAETVTIEEEADDTRLLFEPDSKIISLVNRILIDAYRRGASDIHFEPGNGNEPLNIRYRIDGECIHAHKVAASYKGAITVRIKIMADLNIAERRRPQSGKILLRYRQQMLEYRVEVTPMVGGREAAVLRLLAASKPLPLAGLGLLPHNLVRFVDILEKPHGIILCVGPTGSGKTTTLHSALGHINTQERKIWTAEDPVEITQAGLCQVQVNAKIGFTFAEALRSFLRADPDVIMIGEMRDAETSKIAIEASLTGHLVFSTLHTNSAPEAAVRLIEMGMDPFNFSDALLGIVAQRLAKRLCQNCKKPAHNQRELYDDIVASLRQVAGDREGVIPELKEANFMKAVGCEECAGTGYRGRIALHELMIGTETVKTAIRRGVGMDELRSIAMDEGMWTLKMDGLMKVLQGETDLEQILKVCM; this is translated from the coding sequence ATGAACGAACTGACCATCAAGCTGAAGACCGGGGACGAGATCAAGGGGGTCCTGACCCGTTCCTTCAAGTATCAGGATACCGACCTCGAGGTGTTGACCGAGGGGAGCAGGGAGGCGCTGGTCTTCTCGCTGGACGAGATCTGCTACATCCGCTTTTTGAGCCCGCCGGCCGGCATCGGTCGCGGCGGCAGCGAGGCCCTGGAGGAGGTGCAGACCATCGCCGGCGAGACCTTCAGGGTGAACGTGCCGGGCAACGGGAAGTTCCTGAAGGGGTTCCTGGGGCTGCTGCCGGGAGACAGCAGCCAGACCATCTTTTTTACCGACTCAGGGGTGCGCTACCGCCAGGACGCCCGCTTCACGGGGCAGATCCTGCAGGACCAGGGATTCGTATCGACGGACAAGCTCGAGGCGGCGCTCAAGCTGCAGGAAGAGCAGGCGCACCGCGGGGAACAGGACGCGGCCATTCTCCTGGCCGACGCAGTTGACGAGGGAGAGATGCACGAGCAGACACAAAGGCACGAAATACACCACACGCGGGTCGGCGACATCCTGGTCGAATCGGGGCTGGTGACCAGGGAACAAGTCGAGGCCGCCTTCAAGAGCCAGAAGGGGAAGAAGCTGCAGGTGGGCGAGCTGCTGATCATGAAGGGGCTCATCACCGAGGAACAGCTCCTGTCGGCGCTGGCCACCAAGTTCCGGCTCCGCTTCGTGGACCTGGAAGCGGTGGTTCCCGGCGAAGCGGCCCTCGGGGCGATCTCCGAGGGGCTGGCGACCCGGCTCAAGGTCTTCCCCATCTCGCTGGAGGGGAGGAAACTGGTGGTCGCCACCTGCGCCCCCACCGACCTGACCATCGGGGACAACCTGCGGTTCTCCACCAACTTCGTCCCGGAGCTGGTGGTCGCCTCTTCGCGCCAGATCATGGCCGCCATCGACAAGTACTACCGCAACCGGATCGAGACGGTGGACACCCTCTTGAACTCGATGAGGGGCGAGGCGGAGACGGTGACCATAGAGGAGGAGGCGGACGACACCCGCCTGCTCTTCGAGCCAGACTCGAAGATCATCTCCCTGGTGAACCGGATCCTGATTGACGCCTACCGGCGCGGCGCATCGGACATCCACTTCGAGCCCGGCAACGGCAACGAACCGCTCAACATCCGTTACCGTATCGACGGCGAGTGCATCCATGCCCACAAGGTCGCCGCCTCTTACAAGGGGGCCATCACGGTGCGCATCAAGATCATGGCCGACCTGAACATAGCGGAACGGCGCCGCCCGCAAAGCGGCAAGATCCTGCTCCGCTACCGGCAGCAGATGCTGGAGTACCGGGTCGAGGTCACCCCGATGGTCGGGGGGCGGGAAGCGGCGGTCCTGAGGCTTTTGGCGGCCTCGAAGCCGCTTCCGCTGGCCGGGTTGGGGCTGCTGCCGCACAACCTGGTGCGCTTCGTGGACATCCTGGAGAAGCCGCACGGCATCATCCTCTGCGTCGGCCCGACCGGATCAGGCAAGACCACGACGCTCCACTCGGCGCTGGGACACATCAACACCCAGGAGCGCAAGATCTGGACCGCGGAGGACCCGGTGGAGATCACCCAGGCGGGACTGTGCCAGGTGCAGGTGAACGCAAAGATCGGCTTCACCTTCGCCGAGGCGCTGCGCTCGTTCCTGCGCGCCGACCCCGACGTGATCATGATCGGCGAGATGCGCGACGCCGAGACCTCGAAGATCGCCATCGAGGCCTCGCTCACCGGCCACCTGGTCTTTTCCACCCTGCACACCAACTCGGCTCCCGAGGCGGCGGTGCGCCTGATCGAGATGGGGATGGACCCCTTCAATTTCTCGGACGCGCTTTTGGGCATCGTGGCGCAGCGCCTGGCCAAGCGGCTCTGCCAGAACTGCAAGAAGCCGGCGCATAACCAGCGCGAGCTGTACGACGACATCGTGGCCTCCCTGCGCCAGGTCGCCGGGGATCGCGAGGGGGTCATCCCCGAGCTCAAGGAAGCCAACTTCATGAAGGCGGTGGGGTGCGAGGAGTGCGCCGGCACCGGCTACAGGGGGCGCATCGCCCTGCACGAGCTCATGATCGGGACCGAGACGGTCAAAACCGCTATCAGGCGCGGCGTGGGCATGGACGAGCTCCGCTCCATCGCCATGGACGAGGGGATGTGGACCCTGAAGATGGACGGCCTGATGAAGGTGCTGCAGGGGGAGACCGACCTGGAGCAGATCCTGAAAGTCTGCATGTAG
- a CDS encoding hybrid sensor histidine kinase/response regulator, with protein sequence MPEGKVRSSWQLVLFALAVAAGVPFLLLELSGAALYVVLDVPSYLTFHNTVEIFSVMVSLSIFGVGWFSYNQSRDRHSLFLAVAFLGIGLMDFMHTLAYTGMPPLVTPNSPNKSTQFWIAVRLFSAAAFLASAFVSEQNRSRLLGRVPLMLVTLAVTAATFTAVIFRPDLVPDTFVAGVGLTPFKKGSELVVIALFVLATLAYVKRLTASRDRIYLYYLSAFILCIVSELTFTVYKSVFDSFNLLGHLYKLFAFLLIYRGIFAAAIKRPYRQLNLALGELRHTNDVLVAIMDSIPHCIFWKDRRSVYLGCNREFAKSAGLADPAQIVGKCDYDLPWSREESDGYRADDSEVMQKNQAKMHIIENLTRADGSVTWIETSKMPLTDEDGAVRGVLGIYEDITARKLAEERLSETLQFNQEIINSAREGIIVYDRELRYLVWNPYMEEISGRPAAEVVGKRPAEVFPWLAETGLVRRLEQLLAGGAPTVTEFGGRHVSGRMLCMSDASAPLRSSSGEVIGIIGTVRDITERRGIEEQLRQAQKLESVGRLAGGVAHDFNNKLTVIMGCAELAARQTGEAAVLEHLRLIVKAAEQSRDITRQLLAFSRQQVVAPRTVQVNGMLWELKKSLGRLIGEDISIVLAPGEQLWSISMDPVQLDQIIMNLAVNARDAMPRGGTITIETANVQFEEPPPLHPEVPPGGYVRITCRDTGVGMDAETRAHVFEPFYTTKEQGKGTGLGLATVYGIVRQNGGFIDLETAPGAGSAFSICLPRCADGEENHTPPPAATRQQGAGTVLLVEDEDMVRELTASILESLGYRCLATADPREALEVAGNPEVAIDLVLTDVVMPGMRGPEMMQRMRRERPDIKCIYMSGFTDAIMDEESGSWEGGAFLKKPFQMEELARMVQSVLGTQPG encoded by the coding sequence ATGCCTGAGGGTAAGGTGCGTTCCAGTTGGCAGTTGGTGCTTTTCGCGCTGGCCGTAGCGGCCGGCGTCCCGTTCCTGCTCCTGGAGCTGTCGGGGGCGGCGCTGTACGTGGTGCTGGACGTCCCCTCCTACCTCACCTTCCACAACACCGTGGAAATATTCAGCGTCATGGTCTCCCTCTCCATATTCGGGGTTGGGTGGTTCTCCTACAACCAAAGCCGTGACCGGCACTCCCTCTTCCTCGCCGTCGCCTTCCTGGGTATCGGGCTGATGGACTTCATGCACACCCTGGCCTACACCGGCATGCCCCCCCTGGTCACCCCGAACTCCCCCAACAAATCGACCCAGTTCTGGATCGCGGTGCGCCTGTTCTCCGCCGCCGCCTTCCTCGCCAGCGCCTTCGTCTCCGAGCAGAACCGCTCCCGTCTCCTGGGTCGGGTGCCACTCATGCTGGTGACGCTGGCCGTCACCGCCGCCACCTTCACCGCGGTCATCTTCCGTCCCGACCTGGTGCCGGACACCTTCGTGGCGGGGGTGGGGTTGACGCCGTTCAAAAAGGGCTCCGAGCTGGTCGTCATCGCCCTGTTCGTGCTGGCCACGCTCGCCTACGTGAAGCGCCTCACCGCCTCCCGGGACCGCATCTACCTGTACTACCTGAGCGCCTTCATCCTCTGCATCGTGAGCGAGCTCACCTTCACCGTCTACAAGAGTGTCTTCGACAGCTTCAACCTGCTGGGGCACCTGTACAAGCTGTTCGCCTTCCTGCTGATCTACCGGGGCATCTTTGCTGCCGCCATCAAGCGCCCCTACCGGCAACTGAACCTGGCCCTCGGAGAACTGCGCCACACCAACGACGTCCTCGTGGCCATCATGGACTCGATCCCCCACTGCATCTTCTGGAAGGACCGCCGCAGCGTCTATCTCGGCTGCAACCGTGAGTTCGCCAAAAGCGCGGGGCTGGCCGATCCTGCCCAGATCGTCGGCAAGTGCGACTACGACCTTCCCTGGAGCCGCGAAGAGTCCGACGGGTACCGCGCCGACGACAGCGAGGTCATGCAGAAGAACCAGGCCAAGATGCACATCATCGAGAACCTGACCCGGGCCGACGGCAGCGTCACCTGGATCGAGACCAGCAAGATGCCGCTTACCGACGAGGATGGCGCGGTGCGGGGGGTGCTCGGGATCTACGAGGACATCACGGCGAGAAAGCTGGCCGAGGAGCGGCTCTCGGAGACGCTGCAGTTCAACCAGGAGATCATCAACAGTGCCCGGGAGGGGATCATCGTCTACGACCGCGAGCTGCGCTACCTGGTCTGGAACCCGTACATGGAAGAGATCAGCGGCAGGCCCGCCGCCGAGGTCGTGGGCAAGCGCCCCGCGGAGGTCTTCCCGTGGCTTGCGGAGACCGGGTTGGTGCGCCGCCTGGAGCAGCTTCTGGCCGGGGGCGCACCCACGGTCACCGAATTCGGCGGCAGGCACGTGAGTGGGAGGATGCTCTGTATGTCCGACGCCTCCGCCCCGTTGAGAAGCAGCTCCGGCGAAGTAATCGGGATTATCGGCACGGTGCGCGACATCACCGAGCGGCGCGGCATCGAGGAGCAGCTGCGCCAGGCCCAGAAGCTGGAGTCGGTCGGGCGGCTGGCGGGTGGGGTGGCCCACGATTTCAACAACAAGCTCACGGTGATCATGGGGTGCGCCGAACTGGCGGCGCGGCAGACCGGGGAAGCCGCGGTCCTGGAACACCTGCGTCTGATCGTCAAGGCCGCCGAGCAGTCCCGCGACATCACCCGGCAGCTGCTCGCCTTCTCGCGCCAGCAGGTCGTCGCGCCCAGAACGGTGCAGGTGAACGGCATGCTGTGGGAGCTGAAAAAGTCATTGGGACGGCTTATCGGCGAAGACATCTCCATCGTGCTGGCACCCGGGGAGCAGCTTTGGAGCATCAGCATGGACCCGGTGCAGCTGGACCAGATCATCATGAACCTGGCGGTGAACGCCCGCGACGCCATGCCCCGGGGAGGGACCATCACCATCGAGACCGCCAACGTGCAGTTCGAGGAGCCGCCTCCCCTGCACCCGGAGGTGCCGCCGGGAGGATACGTAAGGATCACCTGCCGCGACACCGGTGTCGGCATGGATGCCGAGACCCGCGCCCACGTCTTCGAGCCCTTCTACACCACCAAGGAGCAGGGGAAAGGGACCGGGCTCGGGCTGGCCACCGTCTACGGCATCGTCAGGCAAAACGGAGGCTTCATCGATCTCGAGACCGCACCCGGTGCCGGCAGCGCGTTCAGCATCTGCCTGCCGAGGTGCGCCGACGGCGAGGAGAACCATACGCCGCCGCCCGCCGCAACGCGGCAACAAGGAGCGGGGACGGTGCTGCTGGTCGAGGACGAGGACATGGTGCGCGAGCTGACCGCCAGCATACTGGAGTCCCTGGGGTACCGCTGCCTCGCCACGGCCGACCCGCGCGAGGCGCTGGAGGTGGCCGGCAACCCCGAGGTCGCCATCGACCTGGTGCTCACCGACGTGGTGATGCCCGGCATGCGGGGACCGGAGATGATGCAGCGGATGCGGCGCGAGCGCCCGGATATCAAGTGCATCTACATGTCCGGCTTCACCGATGCCATCATGGACGAGGAGAGCGGGAGTTGGGAGGGGGGCGCCTTCTTGAAGAAGCCGTTCCAGATGGAAGAGCTGGCGCGCATGGTGCAGTCGGTGCTCGGCACGCAACCCGGCTGA